In the genome of Bacteroidota bacterium, one region contains:
- a CDS encoding gliding motility-associated C-terminal domain-containing protein yields TSDFGCASDTTQYFTLESKVSAPIIERATVENDEHILVEWKKPIEGIPKTYHLERSDDGNWWDYLSEEDQSIFSFEDYMVYPDIQSYYYRLSVTDSCDYTGEYSNNGKSILLQVDTSEAYPKLVWSAYEEWAQGVAGYAVQVAGSSSLVTRDLVYQRVTSNEQLVSSFTDSLTKLNSVYYCYRVIAYRNYDSLQSVSNIVCIPTELRLFVPNSFTPNGDGINDIFLPKGIFVSEYNLQIFNRWGEKLFESDDLNKGWDGSFKNKVCQLGTYYYQIRGKGANGKSEVHNGTVQLLK; encoded by the coding sequence ACCAGTGATTTTGGCTGTGCTAGCGACACAACACAATACTTTACATTAGAAAGCAAAGTATCAGCTCCAATTATCGAACGTGCAACTGTTGAAAACGATGAGCACATTTTGGTTGAATGGAAAAAACCAATTGAAGGAATCCCCAAAACTTATCACCTTGAACGATCGGATGATGGGAACTGGTGGGATTATCTTTCAGAAGAAGATCAATCCATATTCAGCTTTGAAGATTATATGGTTTATCCAGATATCCAAAGCTACTATTATAGGCTAAGTGTTACAGATAGTTGCGATTATACAGGAGAATACTCGAATAATGGGAAGAGTATTTTGCTACAAGTTGATACCAGCGAAGCATATCCGAAGCTTGTTTGGTCGGCTTATGAAGAGTGGGCACAAGGAGTTGCGGGTTATGCAGTGCAGGTTGCTGGTTCCTCGTCACTGGTCACTCGGGATCTCGTTTACCAACGAGTAACGAGCAACGAGCAGCTAGTAAGCAGTTTCACCGACAGCCTGACAAAACTAAACTCAGTATATTACTGCTACCGTGTAATCGCCTACCGCAACTATGACAGCCTTCAATCTGTTTCAAACATTGTCTGTATCCCAACAGAGCTCCGCTTATTCGTTCCAAATTCCTTTACGCCCAATGGAGATGGCATTAATGATATATTCCTTCCAAAAGGCATTTTTGTTTCTGAATACAATTTGCAGATTTTCAATAGATGGGGGGAGAAGCTGTTTGAGAGTGATGATTTGAATAAAGGTTGGGATGGGAGTTTTAAGAACAAAGTTTGCCAACTGGGAACCTATTATTATCAGATTAGGGGAAAAGGTGCAAATGGGAAAAGTGAAGTGCATAATGGGACTGTGCAGTTATTGAAATAA